A single region of the Phycisphaerae bacterium RAS1 genome encodes:
- the epsM_2 gene encoding putative acetyltransferase EpsM gives MTTIDKRAGSRRKQVVILGCGGHGRVVYDILLAAGEHDVMGFLDNNADLHGRRVDGLPVLGGIDDAEAVARKHGINGVLIAIGDNGTRRGLARRIAVTGLELINAVHPFATLAHNVTVGRNVVVAAGAVVCANCQIGDSVILNTGCIVDHQTMIGEGTHICPGVRIAGRVKIEPGAFIGIGATIVPKVTVGCEAIIGAGAVVVEDVPALATVVGVPAKPVKVRAASEDVVAMLLPATL, from the coding sequence ATGACGACGATCGACAAGCGAGCCGGCTCGCGCCGCAAGCAAGTGGTCATTCTCGGCTGCGGCGGGCACGGGCGCGTGGTTTACGACATATTGCTGGCGGCCGGCGAGCATGACGTCATGGGCTTCCTCGACAACAACGCCGATCTGCACGGGCGGCGCGTCGACGGACTGCCCGTGCTGGGCGGAATCGACGACGCTGAAGCGGTCGCGCGAAAGCACGGGATCAACGGCGTACTGATCGCGATCGGCGACAACGGCACGCGGCGCGGCCTGGCGCGGCGCATTGCGGTGACCGGGCTGGAGCTGATCAACGCGGTGCATCCATTCGCAACGCTCGCGCATAACGTGACGGTCGGGCGAAACGTGGTGGTGGCGGCGGGGGCCGTTGTCTGTGCGAACTGCCAGATCGGCGACTCCGTGATTCTGAATACGGGCTGCATCGTCGATCACCAGACGATGATTGGCGAGGGAACGCATATCTGTCCTGGGGTACGGATTGCCGGCCGGGTGAAGATCGAGCCGGGCGCGTTCATCGGGATCGGGGCTACGATCGTGCCGAAGGTCACGGTGGGCTGCGAGGCGATCATCGGCGCGGGCGCGGTGGTGGTGGAAGACGTCCCGGCGCTGGCCACGGTCGTGGGCGTGCCGGCCAAACCGGTCAAGGTCCGCGCCGCGTCAGAGGATGTTGTCGCCATGCTGCTCCCGGCGACGCTGTAG